The following coding sequences lie in one Mycobacterium gordonae genomic window:
- a CDS encoding cytochrome P450 — translation MTVGTSPPSVFEADLPPLNYEPTETPAAVYPRIQAAQRQAPVAMGPFGPEVLSYRLVRAVLRDIRFTIPPGLNLVVQGITSGPLWDKVTNSLLCLQGDAHQRLRSLTSKAFTPRATLRLHDIMVAVMNDLVDQVAAEGRCDVVDDLARPYPVPIICALLGAPREDWQRFSAWADEIFKAFSFIAGVSDIEAAVMRAWGELDDYVDEMVTRRRHSLTEDLLSDLIRAEDDGDRLDSAELRMLAGGLLLAGTDTTRNQLAASVRVLCAHPDQWALLAERPELAMGAVEETMRHSPIACGTLRLVTEDVELDGYLFPAGTMILVNTAAANRDPSVYEQPERVDITRAGAPAILTFGGGVHYCLGANLARRELADALTVLTGRLRNPRIAGPAPWKPMVSLSGPLCLPLEFDQP, via the coding sequence ATGACCGTCGGCACTTCTCCCCCAAGCGTTTTCGAGGCCGACCTGCCGCCGCTGAATTATGAACCCACCGAGACCCCGGCAGCCGTCTACCCGCGGATCCAGGCAGCCCAGCGGCAAGCTCCGGTCGCAATGGGCCCGTTCGGGCCCGAAGTGCTCTCCTACCGTCTCGTCCGTGCGGTACTGCGCGACATCCGGTTCACCATCCCTCCCGGCCTGAATCTTGTCGTCCAGGGGATCACTTCAGGACCGTTGTGGGACAAGGTGACGAACAGCTTGCTGTGCCTGCAGGGCGACGCGCACCAGCGCCTGCGCAGCCTGACGTCGAAGGCTTTCACGCCACGCGCGACGCTGCGACTGCACGACATCATGGTCGCGGTGATGAACGACCTTGTCGATCAGGTCGCCGCCGAAGGCCGCTGCGATGTGGTCGACGACCTGGCGCGCCCCTATCCGGTCCCGATCATCTGCGCGCTACTCGGCGCCCCCCGCGAGGACTGGCAACGGTTTTCGGCCTGGGCCGACGAGATTTTCAAGGCATTCAGTTTCATCGCCGGTGTCAGCGACATCGAAGCGGCGGTGATGCGTGCCTGGGGCGAGCTCGACGACTATGTCGACGAGATGGTCACCCGGCGCCGGCACAGCCTCACCGAGGACCTGCTGTCCGACCTGATACGCGCCGAGGATGACGGCGACCGCCTCGATTCCGCGGAACTGCGCATGCTCGCGGGCGGCCTGCTGTTGGCCGGCACCGACACCACCCGCAATCAACTGGCGGCCTCGGTACGCGTGCTCTGCGCCCATCCGGATCAGTGGGCGCTGCTGGCGGAGCGACCCGAACTGGCCATGGGCGCGGTCGAGGAGACGATGCGTCACTCACCGATCGCGTGCGGAACCCTTCGGCTGGTGACCGAGGACGTCGAGCTCGACGGCTACCTCTTTCCCGCCGGCACCATGATCCTGGTCAATACCGCTGCGGCCAACCGTGACCCGTCGGTGTACGAACAACCGGAGCGAGTCGACATCACCCGTGCGGGGGCGCCGGCGATACTGACGTTCGGCGGCGGCGTCCACTACTGCCTGGGCGCGAATCTGGCCCGACGTGAACTCGCCGACGCGCTGACGGTGCTCACGGGCCGGCTGCGAAACCCACGCATCGCAGGCCCGGCGCCCTGGAAGCCCATGGTGAGTTTGAGCGGACCGCTGTGCCTTCCCCTGGAATTCGACCAGCCTTAG
- a CDS encoding cold-shock protein, giving the protein MAQGTVKWFNSDKGFGFIAPDGDTGDVFVHYSEISGNGYRSLEENQRVQFDIGQGAKGPQATGVTVI; this is encoded by the coding sequence ATGGCACAGGGGACTGTGAAATGGTTCAACAGCGATAAAGGTTTCGGATTCATCGCTCCCGACGGCGACACCGGAGATGTGTTCGTTCACTACTCCGAGATCAGCGGGAATGGTTACCGTTCGCTCGAAGAGAACCAACGAGTCCAGTTCGACATCGGCCAGGGCGCCAAGGGGCCCCAGGCTACCGGAGTGACAGTTATATAA
- a CDS encoding DUF5994 family protein: MNRTQHGRRLASPVRLTLAVQLGGPVDGAWWPHSASIAGELPELIEVLSPRLGQVVAINVNWTSLQASPDLDALCGAQAAVPGAAATRQRLMVVSGSHACANILVVPCRTSSALALMLLRQAADLPLTQSELASQAFRSGDHIVRAARAESESFDGRLRTDPAGG, translated from the coding sequence ATGAACCGTACCCAGCACGGTCGGCGGCTGGCCAGTCCGGTCCGGCTCACCTTGGCGGTCCAGTTAGGTGGGCCCGTGGACGGGGCATGGTGGCCCCACTCGGCCTCGATCGCGGGGGAGCTGCCTGAGCTGATCGAGGTTCTGTCGCCGAGGCTGGGACAGGTTGTCGCGATCAATGTCAATTGGACGTCCCTGCAGGCTTCGCCGGACCTGGACGCGCTCTGCGGCGCCCAGGCTGCTGTGCCCGGTGCGGCGGCCACGCGCCAACGTCTCATGGTGGTCAGCGGCAGCCATGCCTGTGCGAACATCCTCGTCGTGCCTTGTCGAACCTCCAGCGCGCTGGCCCTCATGCTGTTGCGTCAGGCCGCGGATCTGCCGCTCACGCAGTCCGAACTAGCCTCGCAGGCGTTCCGGTCCGGCGATCACATCGTTCGCGCGGCACGTGCCGAAAGCGAGTCGTTCGACGGGCGGCTGCGGACAGATCCCGCCGGGGGTTGA
- a CDS encoding cytochrome P450 yields the protein MLPNDCPSLPPGPRLPSWVLAALMMGRGPAAVAACHRRYGSVFTLRVAMLGTMVYLSDPADIKTVFAGDPGVFHAGEANRILRGMLGDSSLLVIDDDLHRERRRLMLPPFHRDAVARQAELMGQIAADNIAGWPVGETFAVAPKMSEITLEVILRTVIGASDAHRLTALRTIMPRLLNLRPWDSIAIAYPKLLRHWPWRALRRHIADADRLLYAEIADHRSDPDLAQRTDILAMLVRADTGITDDELRDQLMTLLVAVHDTTATALSWALERLTRHPDILAKAVRAAEASAAGDAAGDEYLDAVAKETLRIRPVVFDVGRVLTASVDLAGYRLPAGTMVVPGMGLVHASAAVYPEPQTFDPDRMLGATLSPSTWLPFGGGNRRCLGATFAMVELRVVLRENLRRVDLDTTVDAGERPQLKHVIVIPHRGARVSVRAHKPVGSAAPSAAAPHR from the coding sequence ATGCTGCCGAACGACTGTCCATCCCTCCCGCCCGGGCCCCGGTTACCCAGCTGGGTATTGGCCGCGTTGATGATGGGCCGGGGACCCGCGGCGGTGGCGGCCTGCCATCGCCGCTACGGAAGCGTGTTCACGCTACGCGTGGCGATGCTGGGGACCATGGTGTATCTCAGCGACCCGGCCGATATCAAGACGGTGTTCGCTGGTGATCCGGGCGTTTTTCACGCCGGCGAAGCCAACAGGATCCTCCGCGGGATGCTCGGCGACAGCTCATTGCTCGTCATCGACGACGACCTGCACCGGGAAAGGCGCCGGCTGATGCTGCCACCTTTTCACCGCGACGCGGTGGCCCGGCAAGCCGAGTTGATGGGCCAGATCGCCGCGGACAACATCGCCGGCTGGCCGGTAGGTGAGACCTTCGCTGTCGCGCCCAAGATGTCCGAGATCACCCTCGAAGTCATTCTGCGCACGGTCATCGGTGCCTCCGATGCGCATCGGCTCACCGCGCTGCGCACGATCATGCCGCGGCTACTCAATCTCAGGCCCTGGGACAGCATCGCGATCGCCTACCCTAAGCTGCTCCGTCACTGGCCATGGCGAGCGCTGCGGCGCCACATCGCCGATGCCGACCGTCTGCTCTACGCCGAGATTGCGGATCATCGCTCCGATCCGGACCTCGCGCAGCGGACCGACATCCTCGCCATGCTGGTGCGGGCCGACACCGGGATAACCGATGACGAGTTGCGCGACCAGCTGATGACCTTGTTGGTGGCCGTGCACGACACCACCGCGACTGCGCTGTCGTGGGCGCTGGAGCGCCTGACCCGTCACCCCGACATCCTCGCCAAGGCGGTGCGGGCGGCCGAGGCCAGCGCGGCGGGCGATGCGGCGGGTGATGAGTACCTCGACGCGGTGGCCAAGGAAACGCTGCGAATCCGTCCGGTGGTGTTCGACGTGGGCCGGGTGCTGACCGCGTCCGTGGATCTCGCCGGTTACCGCTTGCCGGCTGGGACGATGGTGGTCCCCGGAATGGGACTGGTGCACGCGAGCGCAGCGGTGTACCCGGAGCCGCAGACGTTCGACCCCGATCGGATGCTCGGCGCCACGCTGAGTCCCAGCACCTGGCTGCCATTCGGCGGCGGCAACCGCCGCTGCCTCGGCGCCACCTTCGCGATGGTCGAATTACGGGTCGTGCTGCGCGAAAATCTGCGTCGTGTCGACCTGGACACTACCGTCGATGCCGGAGAACGCCCGCAGCTCAAGCACGTCATCGTCATTCCGCACCGCGGTGCTCGAGTCAGCGTTCGCGCGCACAAGCCTGTCGGTTCGGCAGCCCCGTCTGCCGCCGCACCGCACCGGTGA
- a CDS encoding pyridoxal-phosphate dependent enzyme produces MEAGALPAPASVVVAVGSGGTVAGLHLGFALAGLTATEVIGVVVNDTLRLDHRSITSLARRAARLLRRCGARVPDTPLPAERLVLLRDWLGQGYGYPTPEGARALRLAHDAEQLDLEPVYTAKAVAALLELHSGGRLPDGPALYLHTNGPRG; encoded by the coding sequence GTGGAAGCGGGCGCGCTGCCGGCACCGGCCTCCGTGGTGGTCGCCGTGGGATCGGGCGGCACCGTCGCCGGCCTGCACCTCGGCTTCGCGCTGGCCGGTCTCACCGCCACCGAGGTCATTGGCGTCGTCGTGAACGACACCCTGCGGCTGGATCACCGATCGATCACGTCGCTCGCCCGTCGTGCCGCGCGCCTACTGCGACGCTGCGGCGCGCGCGTGCCCGACACCCCACTGCCGGCAGAGCGCCTTGTGCTGTTGCGCGATTGGCTCGGCCAGGGCTACGGATACCCGACGCCCGAGGGCGCGCGGGCGCTCCGGCTCGCGCACGACGCGGAGCAACTTGACCTCGAGCCCGTCTACACCGCCAAAGCGGTCGCCGCACTCCTCGAGTTGCACTCCGGAGGCCGGCTACCCGACGGGCCCGCGCTCTACCTGCACACCAACGGGCCACGTGGGTAG
- a CDS encoding acyl-CoA dehydrogenase family protein: protein MEFELDDEQRAWLADVRQFLRDNVTPALRAEIAEHDLEFQGGELTAFRRKIGERGWFGLNWPREYGGLGLTAMHQHLLMSEFEYWGVPGPDLTVTSVAPMIMRHGTEQNKKEFLPPIARGEIVCAVGYSEPNAGTDLASLRTRAVRDGAEWVITGSKIWNSGAHRCTHEWLCVRTDPDAPRHRGISVIMVPIDSPGVEVRPLYAWSGYRTNETFFQEVRVPTDNLIGEVNKGWTYITGALDLERGALTNAGDLRRALEQLVALASKPLRDGSIPAQNCAYRRRLAQAEADVEAATLMGYEAASLLDGGHIPSVEVSVEKIFTSELRQRIADLALDLLGPDGLLAHRSAAAPLGGFFERLYRVSPLMRFGGGTNEVLRDVIAQRGYGMPSYGR from the coding sequence GTGGAGTTCGAGCTCGACGACGAGCAGCGGGCGTGGCTGGCCGACGTACGGCAGTTCCTCCGGGACAACGTCACCCCCGCGCTGCGGGCTGAGATCGCCGAGCACGATCTCGAATTCCAGGGTGGCGAACTCACCGCGTTTCGCCGCAAGATCGGCGAACGCGGCTGGTTCGGACTGAACTGGCCACGCGAGTACGGCGGGCTGGGATTGACCGCCATGCACCAGCACCTGTTGATGAGCGAATTCGAGTACTGGGGTGTGCCCGGGCCGGACCTGACGGTGACGTCGGTGGCGCCGATGATCATGCGGCACGGCACCGAACAGAACAAGAAGGAGTTTCTACCGCCGATCGCGCGCGGCGAAATAGTATGCGCAGTAGGGTATTCCGAGCCTAACGCCGGCACCGACCTGGCCAGTCTGCGCACCCGGGCCGTCCGCGACGGTGCGGAATGGGTAATCACCGGCTCCAAGATCTGGAACAGCGGAGCCCACCGCTGCACCCACGAATGGTTGTGTGTGCGCACAGATCCCGATGCGCCACGGCACCGAGGCATCTCGGTGATCATGGTGCCCATCGACAGTCCCGGGGTCGAGGTTCGGCCGCTGTATGCGTGGTCGGGCTACCGCACCAATGAGACATTTTTCCAGGAGGTGCGGGTGCCCACCGACAACCTGATCGGCGAGGTGAACAAGGGCTGGACTTATATCACCGGGGCACTGGATCTGGAGCGCGGCGCGTTGACCAACGCCGGCGATCTGCGGCGGGCGCTCGAGCAGTTGGTGGCGCTGGCGTCCAAACCGCTGCGGGACGGGTCGATACCTGCGCAGAACTGCGCCTATCGTCGCCGGCTGGCCCAGGCCGAGGCTGACGTCGAAGCCGCCACGCTGATGGGCTACGAAGCGGCTTCCCTGCTAGACGGCGGACACATTCCCTCGGTGGAAGTGAGCGTGGAGAAGATCTTCACCAGCGAATTGCGCCAGCGCATTGCGGATCTGGCTCTCGATCTGCTGGGACCGGACGGGTTGCTGGCACACCGCAGCGCTGCGGCGCCGCTGGGTGGCTTCTTCGAGCGCCTCTACCGGGTGTCGCCGCTGATGCGCTTCGGTGGCGGTACCAACGAGGTGTTGCGGGATGTGATCGCCCAGCGCGGTTACGGCATGCCCTCTTACGGTCGGTGA
- a CDS encoding acyl-CoA dehydrogenase family protein, which yields MRLTPDQDERDLAAMCRSLLAAHCCDAGHVAPSLWPALADAGVFGLAIDEKFGGSGGTLTDLGIFCIEAGRALCPGAVHSTLHAVLAVDWIGGPDARAAWLPGLTSGATRAATALWNPRDAAALGSSARCARDRDGRWQLCGVADFVADADEANLVLVAAETGSGSGIFVVDPTRPGITVEPLPMVGGHRGCAVRFDDVFLEDDAQVLSTSVRPAALRRVANAATALLSLDLVGVGEAVLQRSVDHTMMREQFGRPIASFQAAQHLVANMRIALSAARLAALSAVCRIGRGHVGTRETAIARMHAAAVKQITLDAHQLHGGMGYVVDTDLHLFSERARVLSTWGGGADVAAKWLEDEMNWEGDRG from the coding sequence GTGCGACTGACTCCCGATCAGGACGAGCGTGATCTCGCCGCGATGTGCCGCAGCCTGTTGGCCGCGCACTGCTGCGACGCCGGGCATGTCGCGCCGTCACTCTGGCCGGCGCTTGCCGACGCCGGTGTGTTCGGACTGGCGATCGACGAGAAGTTCGGTGGCTCGGGCGGCACCTTGACCGATCTGGGCATCTTCTGCATCGAAGCGGGACGGGCTTTGTGCCCGGGTGCCGTGCACAGCACCCTGCACGCGGTGTTGGCCGTTGACTGGATCGGCGGGCCGGACGCCCGGGCTGCCTGGCTGCCAGGGCTGACCTCCGGGGCCACCCGCGCCGCCACGGCGTTGTGGAACCCGCGTGACGCGGCGGCGCTGGGTTCCTCGGCGCGCTGCGCCCGGGACCGGGACGGGAGGTGGCAGCTGTGCGGCGTGGCCGACTTCGTCGCCGACGCCGACGAGGCGAACCTGGTCCTCGTCGCCGCGGAGACCGGTTCCGGCAGCGGCATTTTCGTCGTTGATCCGACCCGACCCGGGATTACCGTCGAGCCGCTGCCGATGGTGGGTGGGCACCGCGGCTGTGCAGTCAGGTTCGACGACGTGTTCCTCGAAGACGACGCACAGGTGTTGAGTACCAGCGTCCGCCCCGCCGCACTGCGCCGGGTGGCCAATGCCGCGACCGCGTTGCTGAGCTTGGATCTGGTCGGGGTGGGGGAGGCGGTGTTGCAGCGCTCCGTCGACCACACCATGATGCGTGAACAGTTCGGCCGGCCGATCGCGTCGTTCCAGGCGGCGCAACACCTGGTGGCCAACATGCGGATCGCCCTGTCGGCCGCTCGGCTGGCGGCGCTGTCGGCGGTGTGCCGGATCGGGCGCGGGCACGTCGGTACCCGGGAAACCGCGATCGCCCGCATGCACGCCGCGGCGGTCAAACAGATCACGCTCGACGCCCATCAGCTGCACGGCGGAATGGGATATGTCGTCGACACCGACCTGCACCTGTTCTCCGAACGCGCCCGGGTGCTGTCGACGTGGGGCGGCGGAGCCGACGTGGCCGCGAAATGGCTTGAGGATGAAATGAATTGGGAGGGAGACCGTGGATAG
- a CDS encoding MaoC family dehydratase has protein sequence MIDPESAAQVGAVVATATGEVNKRDWQRWAAAVDDHNPLWFDTGYARAHGYRDIICPPLFLQYAILGVSALTDLRPDGSSGAVTGSLAFPRAPRRMAGGESTTFHGPAYHRDEIEMVRTIESIVEKQGRSGKFVLVTWRGEYRNQHRELLAEATTSMIARPA, from the coding sequence CTGATTGATCCGGAGTCGGCCGCACAAGTCGGCGCCGTGGTCGCGACCGCAACCGGCGAGGTGAACAAGCGGGACTGGCAACGCTGGGCCGCCGCCGTCGACGACCACAATCCGTTATGGTTCGACACCGGCTACGCGCGGGCCCACGGGTACCGCGACATCATCTGTCCGCCACTGTTTCTGCAGTACGCCATCCTCGGCGTCAGCGCATTGACCGACCTGCGGCCCGATGGCTCGTCCGGCGCGGTGACCGGTAGCCTGGCGTTTCCGCGTGCCCCGCGGCGGATGGCCGGCGGCGAAAGCACCACCTTTCACGGGCCGGCCTACCATCGCGACGAGATCGAAATGGTGCGCACCATCGAGTCCATCGTGGAAAAACAGGGTCGCTCAGGAAAATTCGTGTTGGTGACGTGGCGCGGTGAATACCGTAATCAGCATCGCGAACTCCTCGCCGAGGCCACCACGTCGATGATCGCCAGGCCCGCATGA
- a CDS encoding MaoC/PaaZ C-terminal domain-containing protein gives MSRQIFLEDVEPGYAIPVLTVTVTETQMFFFSAATYNGHRIHYDKDWARDVEGYDTVLVQGPLQSALLSRALTDWIGGAGRLVAFSVQNRAIAYPGAALHFGGIVTGKRDTLVDIDIYCRRGDDVLMPGSATVCLPRRSTP, from the coding sequence ATGAGTCGGCAGATTTTCCTCGAGGACGTCGAACCCGGCTATGCGATACCGGTTCTGACCGTCACCGTCACCGAAACGCAGATGTTCTTCTTCAGCGCCGCGACCTACAACGGCCACCGCATCCACTACGACAAGGACTGGGCGCGCGACGTCGAAGGCTACGACACCGTGCTCGTGCAGGGGCCGTTGCAGTCGGCATTGCTGTCGCGCGCCCTGACCGATTGGATCGGCGGTGCGGGCCGACTGGTGGCGTTCTCCGTGCAGAACCGCGCGATCGCCTACCCGGGTGCGGCACTGCACTTCGGCGGCATCGTCACCGGTAAGCGAGATACGTTGGTAGACATCGACATCTACTGCCGGCGCGGCGACGACGTGCTGATGCCGGGCAGCGCCACCGTGTGCCTGCCGCGCCGGAGCACGCCGTGA
- a CDS encoding thiolase family protein, with product MTGLRGEAAIIGFAELPAEKRQSAPASFTIDQYARLARLVVDDAGVNPDVVNGLSCHGIAESDMFAPATLSEYLGIPLDFGDRVDLGGATAAGMVWRAAAAVELGICDAVLAVVPGSLEIPRSLRRPARTLGWYGASSNNYGSPQAEFEIPYGNVGQNAPYAQIAQRYAAEFGYDAGALARIAVDQRTNAGAHPSAVFHGTPITVQDVLNSPVIADPIHLLETVMRVQGGAGVLIANADIARQARHRPVWIRGFGEHIRFKTPTYADDLLRTPIARAAEKAFAMAGLGRDDVDVASIYDCYTITVLMTLEDAGFCGKGEGMTWLTRHDLTYRGDFPLNTAGGQLSYGQAGMAGGMHHVVDGTRQIMGRAGAAQVRDCHTAFVTGTGGIMSEQVALVLGGD from the coding sequence GTGACCGGGCTGCGCGGCGAGGCCGCCATCATCGGGTTCGCCGAGCTGCCCGCCGAGAAACGGCAGAGCGCGCCAGCGTCGTTCACCATCGACCAGTACGCGCGGCTGGCCAGGCTGGTGGTCGACGATGCCGGAGTGAATCCCGACGTGGTGAACGGCTTGTCGTGCCATGGCATCGCGGAGTCAGACATGTTCGCGCCGGCCACGCTGTCGGAGTATCTCGGTATCCCACTGGACTTCGGGGACCGGGTCGACCTCGGCGGTGCGACTGCGGCCGGCATGGTGTGGCGCGCGGCCGCCGCGGTTGAACTGGGCATCTGTGACGCGGTGCTGGCGGTGGTGCCGGGATCGCTGGAGATCCCACGCTCGTTGCGGCGCCCGGCCCGCACCCTGGGTTGGTACGGGGCGTCGAGCAACAACTACGGTTCACCGCAGGCCGAGTTCGAGATTCCCTACGGCAACGTCGGCCAGAACGCTCCGTACGCGCAAATCGCGCAGCGCTATGCGGCCGAATTCGGCTATGACGCCGGCGCCCTGGCGAGAATCGCGGTGGACCAGCGGACCAACGCGGGTGCCCACCCGTCAGCGGTGTTTCACGGCACGCCGATCACCGTCCAGGATGTGCTGAACAGCCCGGTGATCGCCGATCCGATCCACCTGCTTGAGACGGTGATGCGGGTCCAGGGCGGCGCCGGAGTGCTCATCGCCAACGCTGATATCGCCCGTCAAGCCCGTCACCGACCCGTCTGGATCAGGGGCTTCGGAGAACACATCCGGTTCAAGACGCCCACCTACGCCGACGACCTGCTGCGCACACCGATAGCCCGCGCGGCCGAAAAGGCTTTTGCGATGGCGGGTCTGGGCCGAGACGACGTCGATGTCGCATCGATCTACGACTGCTACACCATCACCGTGCTGATGACGCTGGAAGACGCCGGATTCTGCGGAAAGGGTGAAGGCATGACGTGGCTGACCCGGCACGACCTCACCTATCGGGGTGATTTCCCGCTCAACACCGCAGGTGGTCAGCTGTCCTACGGCCAAGCCGGGATGGCCGGCGGCATGCATCACGTGGTCGACGGGACGCGTCAGATCATGGGCCGGGCCGGGGCGGCTCAGGTGCGCGACTGCCACACGGCGTTTGTGACCGGCACTGGCGGCATCATGAGTGAACAGGTGGCACTGGTGTTGGGGGGTGACTGA
- a CDS encoding Zn-ribbon domain-containing OB-fold protein: MTEPLPLPEPTPVSQPFWDALREHRIRIQYSPSCGRYVFYPRTLAPGTLADDLEWREIDGAGTLYTYTVARRPTGPAWAEHVPQLLAVVQWDAGPRVSTELVGVEPEQIRIGMRVSPVFHDVPGQPVTLLHYTKEADS; the protein is encoded by the coding sequence ATGACCGAGCCGCTGCCGCTGCCTGAGCCGACACCGGTTTCGCAGCCGTTCTGGGATGCCCTGCGAGAACACCGCATCCGCATCCAGTACTCGCCGTCGTGCGGCAGGTACGTCTTCTATCCGCGCACGCTGGCACCCGGAACACTTGCCGACGACCTGGAGTGGCGCGAGATCGACGGCGCCGGAACGCTGTACACCTACACCGTGGCCCGCCGGCCGACCGGGCCGGCCTGGGCGGAACACGTACCGCAGCTGCTCGCGGTCGTGCAGTGGGATGCCGGGCCGCGGGTCAGCACCGAGCTGGTCGGCGTCGAACCGGAGCAGATCCGCATCGGGATGCGGGTGTCCCCGGTGTTTCACGACGTGCCCGGTCAGCCGGTGACGCTGTTGCACTACACCAAAGAGGCTGACAGCTAA
- the fadD1 gene encoding fatty-acid--CoA ligase FadD1 — MPFETIQQLLRSRMEGDGVAVAYGDRTWTWREHLAEASAEASVLLGLMAAGRPRHVGALLGNSPAMLRSLAAAALGGYVLCGVNTTRRGEGLTTDVRRADCQVLLVDAEHCGLLDGLDLAGVRILDVERAGYLDSVAAAKPLVPVEVSGVDPVAIIFTSGTSGDPKAVRFAHAMGVMCGASLVERFELSCDDVCYLAMPLFHSNGVAAGWAVAIACGATMVPARFSPSRFLADIRRFGVTYLNYVGKPLALVLATPEHPDDADNPLRAAFGNEATEHDQERFARRFGCRVVDSFGSSEFAVVVMREDGTPPGSIGKGYPGVSVYHSETVTECAAAIFDRHGALVNFDDAVGELVNTYGAGGFTGYYNDADATAERMRHGMYWSGDLAYRDADGWIYLAGRTPDWMRVDGENLAAGPIERILQRLPEVNHVAVYAVADETVGDQVMAAMVLNNGATLTPGQFGDFLAAQADLSLKAWPRYVRVTAALPRTATNKILKRELIAQGPGTGDGVLWEREPRGRHYRTSHR, encoded by the coding sequence ATGCCTTTCGAGACCATTCAACAGCTGTTACGTTCCCGGATGGAAGGCGACGGCGTCGCGGTGGCATACGGCGACCGGACCTGGACGTGGCGCGAGCACCTCGCGGAGGCGTCCGCGGAAGCGTCCGTTCTGCTCGGGCTGATGGCAGCTGGCCGTCCGCGTCATGTCGGTGCGCTGCTCGGCAACTCCCCGGCGATGCTGCGTTCCCTGGCGGCGGCGGCCCTGGGCGGCTACGTGTTATGCGGTGTGAACACGACCCGGCGTGGGGAAGGGCTGACGACCGACGTCCGCAGAGCCGACTGTCAAGTGCTGCTTGTCGACGCCGAGCACTGCGGCTTGCTCGACGGTCTCGACCTGGCCGGCGTGCGGATCCTCGACGTCGAGCGCGCCGGCTACCTCGACTCGGTGGCAGCCGCGAAACCGCTGGTGCCCGTGGAGGTCAGCGGTGTCGACCCGGTGGCGATCATCTTCACCTCCGGCACCAGCGGTGATCCGAAGGCGGTCCGGTTCGCGCACGCGATGGGGGTAATGTGTGGGGCCAGTTTGGTCGAGCGGTTCGAATTGTCGTGCGATGACGTGTGTTATCTCGCGATGCCGCTGTTTCACTCCAACGGCGTCGCGGCGGGGTGGGCGGTGGCGATCGCCTGCGGCGCCACCATGGTGCCGGCCAGGTTCTCGCCGTCGCGCTTCCTTGCGGACATCCGCCGCTTCGGGGTCACGTACCTGAACTACGTCGGCAAGCCGTTGGCGCTGGTTTTGGCCACGCCCGAGCACCCCGATGACGCGGACAACCCGTTGCGTGCGGCGTTCGGCAACGAGGCCACCGAACACGATCAGGAAAGGTTCGCGCGACGCTTCGGCTGCCGGGTGGTGGACAGCTTCGGCTCCAGCGAGTTCGCCGTCGTCGTGATGCGCGAGGACGGCACGCCGCCGGGATCGATCGGCAAAGGGTACCCCGGTGTCAGCGTGTACCACTCCGAAACCGTAACCGAGTGCGCAGCAGCAATTTTCGATCGGCACGGTGCGCTGGTCAACTTTGACGACGCCGTCGGCGAATTGGTGAACACCTACGGCGCCGGTGGATTCACCGGGTATTACAACGACGCCGACGCCACCGCTGAACGGATGCGCCACGGCATGTACTGGTCCGGCGACCTGGCCTACCGGGATGCCGACGGCTGGATCTATCTGGCCGGGCGCACCCCAGACTGGATGCGGGTCGACGGGGAGAATCTGGCAGCCGGTCCCATCGAGCGGATACTGCAGCGATTGCCGGAGGTCAACCACGTCGCCGTGTACGCCGTAGCCGACGAAACCGTCGGCGACCAGGTGATGGCGGCGATGGTGCTGAACAACGGCGCGACGCTGACGCCCGGGCAGTTCGGCGACTTCCTCGCTGCTCAGGCTGACCTGTCTCTCAAGGCGTGGCCGCGGTATGTGCGGGTCACCGCGGCGCTACCGCGGACCGCGACCAACAAGATCCTCAAACGCGAACTCATCGCGCAGGGTCCGGGCACCGGCGACGGTGTGCTGTGGGAGCGTGAGCCCAGGGGCCGGCATTACCGCACGTCGCACCGGTGA